A stretch of Colletotrichum lupini chromosome 2, complete sequence DNA encodes these proteins:
- a CDS encoding aminopeptidase I zinc metalloprotease, whose product MLPATTFLCRASARSIRNPAIAAFTVTVLRRPLQTRARFSTSTGTMAPPAAALDFVDFVNASPTPYHACATAAIRLEKAGFTKIKERDSWNSALRPGGKYYLTRNGSSIVAFAIGKKWKPGNPVAMIGAHTDSPTLRIKPVSKKSNVGFMQVGVETYGGGIWHSWFDRDLSIAGRVLVKDADGNFVQKLIKVDKPLLRIPTLAIHLDRSSTFDPNKENELFPIAGLATAELNKGSAKPEGDKAEEDFKPLKAMTERHHPHILDVIASHAEVEPEAVIDFELVLYDVQKSCLGGLNDEFIFSARLDNLNMTYCSIEGLIASVRAADVLENDSTIRLVTCFDHEEIGSTSAHGANSNLLPAVLRRLASLPGSRDTASDGSYVAVSSHDGGDYESTAYEQTLSRSFLVSADMAHSVHPNYAGKYESSHQPAMNGGTVIKVNANQRYATNSPGIVLLQECARLAGVPLQLFVVRNDSPCGSTIGPMLSAKLGVRTLDLGNPQLSMHSIRETGGSADVEHAIKLFESFYERFGELEEKILVD is encoded by the exons ATGCTACCGGCCACGACCTTCTTGTGCCGAGCATCTGCCAGATCAATCAGGAACCCCGCCATCGCAGCCTTCACCGTCACCGTCCTTCGACGACCCCTCCAGACCCGAGCTCGATTCTCAACGTCCACCGGCACAATGGCTCCCCCTGCTGCCGCCCTCGACTTTGTCGACTTTGTCAACGCATCTCCTACTC CCTACCACGCCTGCGCGACCGCCGCCATCCGCCTCGAAAAGGCCGGCTTCACAAAGATCAAGGAGCGCGACTCGTGGAACTCGGCGCTGCGACCGGGAGGGAAATACTACCTCACCCGCAATGGCTCGTCCATCGTCGCCTTCGCCATCGGCAAGAAGTGGAAGCCGGGCAACCCCGTCGCCATGATTGGCGCCCACACCGACTCGCCGACCCTGCGCATCAAGCCCGTCTCCAAGAAGAGCAACGTCGGCTTCATGCAGGTCGGCGTCGAGACCTACGGCGGCGGCATCTGGCACAGCTGGTTTGACCGCGACCTCAGCATCGCGGGGCGCGTCCTCGTCAAGGACGCCGACGGCAACTTTGTCCAGAAGCTCATCAAGGTCGACAAGCCGCTGCTGCGAATCCCGACGCTCGCTATCCACCTCGACCGGAGTTCTACCTTTGACCCGAACAAGGAGAACGAGCTGTTTCCCATTGCCGGACTGGCTACGGCGGAGCTGAACAAGGGCAGCGCCAAGCCTGAGGGCGACAAGGCCGAGGAGGACTTCAAGCCGCTCAAGGCCATGACGGAGCGTCACCACCCTCACATTCTCGACGTCATTGCCTCCCACGCCGAGGTCGAGCCCGAGGCCGTCATCGACTTCGAGCTCGTCCTCTACGACGTGCAAAAGTCCTGCCTCGGTGGCCTCAACGACGAGTTCATCTTCTCGGCCCGCCTCGACAACCTCAACATGACGTACTGCTCCATCGAGGGCCTCATCGCCTCGGTCCGCGCCGCCGACGTCCTCGAAAACGACTCCACCATCCGCCTCGTGACCTGCTTCGACCACGAGGAAATCGGCTCCACCTCGGCCCACGGCGCCAACTCGAACCTCCTCCCCGCGGTCCTGCGCCGCCTCGCCTCCCTCCCGGGCAGCCGCGACACGGCCTCGGACGGGTCGTACGTGGCCGTATCCTCCCACGATGGCGGGGACTACGAGTCAACGGCCTACGAGCAGACGCTCTCGCGGTCCTTCCTGGTGTCGGCCGACATGGCGCACTCGGTGCACCCCAACTACGCGGGCAAGTACGAGTCCTCGCACCAGCCGGCCATGAACGGCGGCACGGTGATCAAGGTCAACGCCAACCAGCGCTACGCGACCAACTCGCCCGGCATCGTGCTGCTGCAGGAGTGCGCGCGCCTCGCGGGCGTTCCTCTGCAGCTGTTCGTCGTGCGCAACGACTCGCCGTGCGGAAGCACCATCGGTCCCATGCTCAGCGCCAAGCTCGGCGTGAGGACGCTGGATCTGGGTAACCCGCAGTTGAGTATGCACTCCATTCGCGAGACGGGCGGTAGCGCGGACGTGGAGCACGCTATTAAGCTGTTTGAGAGCTTTTATGAGCGGTTTGGGGAGTTGGAGGAAAAGATTCTTGTCGATTAA